A genomic segment from Tessaracoccus defluvii encodes:
- a CDS encoding histidine phosphatase family protein translates to MLRDVGTRVLLLRHGQTDWNHSRRFQGRADVPLNEAGVEQAKAARTRLEGFVFDAVYSSPLSRALHTARLVRPGEPVLIDPRLAEIDVGTWAGLTWDEVAAQAPEMLERDRPDDFRHSATGETVAEVTARVVPAVEEIAQRHEGGTVLVASHGLALTCALHGLLGLPNGTLGTLGNAHFAELGLTGERWRLLAHNVDS, encoded by the coding sequence ATGCTCCGCGACGTCGGAACCCGCGTCCTGCTGCTGCGCCACGGACAGACCGACTGGAACCACTCCCGCCGGTTCCAGGGACGCGCCGACGTACCGCTGAACGAGGCAGGCGTCGAGCAGGCGAAGGCGGCCAGGACACGGCTGGAGGGCTTCGTCTTCGATGCCGTCTACAGCTCGCCGCTGAGCCGCGCCCTGCACACCGCGCGCCTCGTGAGGCCGGGGGAGCCGGTCCTGATCGACCCCCGGCTGGCGGAGATCGACGTCGGCACGTGGGCAGGACTGACGTGGGACGAGGTGGCCGCGCAGGCGCCCGAGATGCTGGAGCGTGACCGGCCGGACGACTTCCGGCATTCGGCGACGGGGGAGACCGTGGCGGAGGTGACGGCCCGCGTCGTGCCCGCCGTCGAGGAGATCGCACAGCGCCACGAGGGCGGCACGGTGCTGGTCGCCTCGCACGGCCTCGCGCTGACGTGTGCGTTGCACGGCCTGCTGGGCTTGCCCAACGGGACGCTGGGCACGCTGGGCAACGCCCACTTCGCAGAACTCGGCCTTACCGGGGAACGCTGGCGCCTGCTGGCGCACAACGTCGACTCCTGA